TCGCGCAGGCGATCGCCCGCTCATCGGGCCGCCGCTTCGTCGAGCTGTCGGCCATCACCGCGGGCGTGAAGGACGTCCGCGAGGTGATGCAGGAGGCGCTGAACCAGCGCGACCTGTACGGGCAGTCGACGATCCTGTTCCTCGACGAGATCCACCGTTTCACGAAGGCCCAGCAGGACGCACTGCTGCCCGGCGTCGAGAACGGCTGGGTCATCCTGATCGCCGCGACCACGGAGAACCCCAGCTTCTCTGTCATCTCGCCGCTGCTCTCGCGCTCGCTGCTGCTCACGCTGCAGCCGCTGACGGACGACGACCTCGGGCGCCTCGTCGACAGGGCCGTGACCGATGCGCGCGGCCTCGCGGGGGAGGTGCGCCTCGAGCCCGAGGCGCGCGCCGCGCTGATCCGCCTCGCGTCCGGCGACGCGCGCCGGGCGCTCACGGCGCTCGAGGCGAGCGCCGGCGTCGCGGCGTCCGAGGCGCCGGAAGACGCGGACGAGCCCGTCGTCACGGCCGAGCACGTGGCGCAGGCCGTCGACCGCGCCCTGCTGCGCTACGACCGTCAGGGCGACGAGCACTACGACGTGATCAGCGCGTTCATCAAGTCGATCAGGGGCTCCGACGTCGACGCGGCGATGCATTACCTCGCGCGCATGATCGAGGCGGGGGAGGACCCGCGGTTCATCGCCCGGCGTCTCGTGATCTCCGCGTCCGAGGACATCGGGCTCGCCGACCCGCAGGCTCTCCAGATCGCGATCGCGGCGGCGGACGCGGTGGCGTTCATCGGCATGCCGGAGGGCAGGATCCCGCTGGCGCAGGCGACCGCGTACCTCGCCACCGCGGCGAAGTCGAATGCCGCCTACAACGCGATCAACGCCGCCATCGCCGACATCAAGGCCGGCCGGATGGGGCCCGTCCCCAAGCATCTGCGCGATGCGCACTATGCGGGCGCGAAGCGGCTCGGGCACGGCAAGGGCTACGTGTACCCGCACGATCACGACCTCGGCGTCGTGCGTCAGCAGTACCTGCCGGACGAACTGCGCAGGCGCCGCTACTACGAGCCGAAGCCGCACGGCGCCGAGCGCGAGGTCGGCGCGCGGCTCGAGCGCCTGCGCCGCATCCTCGGCGACTGACGTCGAGGCGCGCGGGCGGCGTCGGCGCGGGGCGATGGGGGCGACCCCGAGCCGGTCAGGGGGAACCCCGGTTTCCGCCGCGAATCCTTGACGCGGCGCGACGCGGACCGCGAGGGTGAGCAGACATCCCCTCCCGCACTCCCGTCCCTTCCCCGAACGAGGTCTCCCCGCATGGCCGTCTTCCGACGTGTGATCCTGCCTGTCTTCTGGCTCGTCATCGGCGCGATCGTCGCCGTGGCGCTCGCCAAGCTCGCCTTCTTCCCCGACCGCACCGAGGCTCCCGCCGTGGGCGCCGGCGCGGAGCCGACCGGCGCGCTGGCCGAGCCGCAGCTGCCGGTCGAGCGAGGCACGATCGTGAACGACCTGGAGCTTCCCGCGACGATCGCGAACGACCCGGCGGTCGCGGTGCAGGTGTACAAGGCGGGCACGGTCGTCGACGTGTTCTTCGCGAAGGGCCAGCAGGTGAAGGCCGGCGCGATCGTCGCCAGCGTGCGGGAGCAGGTGCCGCAGGAGGACGGATCGACCATCGACCTGTGGAGCGAGATCGTCGCACCCGGGACCGGCACGCTGTCCGACCTCACGCTCGCGAGCGGTCAGGCCGTGGCTCCCGGCGACACGGTCGGGGCGATCGCGCCCGCGACCTTCCGGATCCAGGGCTCGATCGCGCCGGCGGATCGCTACCGCCTGATGACGGAGCCGAAGGAGGCGCGGGTCGAGATCCCGGGCGGGCCCGCGCCGTTCACCTGCACGGGCCTCGTGCTGGAGACGCCGCTCGCGGGCCTCGAGAGCGGGGCGGGGGAAGGGGCCACGCCCGCCACGACCACGGTGCGCTGTCCGGTTCCCGACGACGTGCGGGTGTTCCCGGGCCTGAGCGCCACGATCACCATCCCGGGCGGCGTGGCCGAGGACGTGCTCGTCGTGCCGATGACCGCGGTGCTCGGCACCGCGGAGGCGGGCCTCGTGTTCGTGCCGGGCGCCGACGGGCTCCCTGAGGAGCGCGACGTCGTGCTCGGTCTCCACGACGGCACGGTCATCGAGGTGCGCGAGGGCCTGGAGGAGGGCGAGGCGATCTTCGAGTTCGTGCCCGTCTCCGAGCAGCCCGACGACGACGCCGAGCAGACGAGCGCCGGGGCGGAGGGGTGAGCGCCCCGATCCTGCGGGCTCGCGGCATCACCCGCACGGTCGAGCTGCCCGACGCGGCGCCCCTGCACATCCTGCGCGGGGTGGATCTCGACGTGGCGGTCGGCGATCACCTGAGCATCATGGGCCGATCGGGTTCGGGGAAGTCCACCCTGCTGAACATCCTGGGACTGCTCGACGCGCCCACGGACGGCGAGCTCGAGTTCGACGGCGTGCCGCTGCAGCGGATGAGCGCCGGGCGACGGGACCGCACGCGTGGCCGCAACGTGGGCTTCGTATTCCAGCAGTTCAATCTGCTGCCGGGCCGCACGGCGCTCGAGAACGTCGAGATGCCGCTGCTGTACGACGGCGGCCGCGGCTTCTGGCGACGCCGCGCGATCGCCACGGAGATGCTCGAGCGCGTCGGGCTCGGCAGCCGGCTCGAGCAGATGCCCGAGCGGCTGTCGGGAGGCGAGCAGCAGCGCGTCGCGATCGCCCGCGCACTCGTGCGCTCACCGCGGCTGATCCTCGCGGACGAGCCGACCGGCGCCCTCGACGTCGAGACGGGGGCCGTGATCATGGATCTCCTCGACGACATCGCGACCCAGGCCGGCGCCGCGCTCATCACCATCACGCACGATCCGCACGTCGCGGTGCGGGCGCAGCGAGCGTTCCGGCTCGCGCACGGCGTGCTGCACGAGACCGTGCCCGTGCTCGAGCCGGCTGCCGCCGTGCGGGCGGGAGACGCGGTATGAGGCCCGTGACCGCGATCGCGGGCGCGTTGTCGGAGGCATGGCAGGAGCTGCGCGTGCACCGGCTGCGGGTGCTGCTCAGCCTGATCGTCGTGGCGGTCTCCGTCGCCGCGTTCACGGGCGTGGTCGCGCTCGGGCAGATGGTGGCGCAGGGCTTCCAGGAGCAGATGGAGCGCAACGGCGGCAGGCCCGCGCTCGTCGGGTTCTCGGCGTACGAGGCGACGAGCGATCCGGAGGCCGTTCCCGCGCCGCCCGACGCGGACGTCGTGGACGCCGCGTTCTTCGCCACGACCGAGCGCTTCGGCGTGAACTGGGCGGCGCGCGTCGCGCAGGTCGACGCGGTCGTGCCGAGCGGGACCTGGGTGAGCATGCAGGCGGTCGATCCCGACTACGGGGTCATGCGGCGCGTGCCCGTGCTCGAGGGGCGCTGGTTCGCGCACGCCGACGGCGACCGGCTCG
The Microbacterium sp. JZ31 genome window above contains:
- a CDS encoding efflux RND transporter periplasmic adaptor subunit translates to MAVFRRVILPVFWLVIGAIVAVALAKLAFFPDRTEAPAVGAGAEPTGALAEPQLPVERGTIVNDLELPATIANDPAVAVQVYKAGTVVDVFFAKGQQVKAGAIVASVREQVPQEDGSTIDLWSEIVAPGTGTLSDLTLASGQAVAPGDTVGAIAPATFRIQGSIAPADRYRLMTEPKEARVEIPGGPAPFTCTGLVLETPLAGLESGAGEGATPATTTVRCPVPDDVRVFPGLSATITIPGGVAEDVLVVPMTAVLGTAEAGLVFVPGADGLPEERDVVLGLHDGTVIEVREGLEEGEAIFEFVPVSEQPDDDAEQTSAGAEG
- a CDS encoding replication-associated recombination protein A, whose amino-acid sequence is MNSGSLMGGGRGSTPLAVRMRPTSLDEVAGQAHLLRPGSPIVALADPDAQAPGTVSVILWGPPGTGKTTLAQAIARSSGRRFVELSAITAGVKDVREVMQEALNQRDLYGQSTILFLDEIHRFTKAQQDALLPGVENGWVILIAATTENPSFSVISPLLSRSLLLTLQPLTDDDLGRLVDRAVTDARGLAGEVRLEPEARAALIRLASGDARRALTALEASAGVAASEAPEDADEPVVTAEHVAQAVDRALLRYDRQGDEHYDVISAFIKSIRGSDVDAAMHYLARMIEAGEDPRFIARRLVISASEDIGLADPQALQIAIAAADAVAFIGMPEGRIPLAQATAYLATAAKSNAAYNAINAAIADIKAGRMGPVPKHLRDAHYAGAKRLGHGKGYVYPHDHDLGVVRQQYLPDELRRRRYYEPKPHGAEREVGARLERLRRILGD
- a CDS encoding ABC transporter ATP-binding protein, which produces MSAPILRARGITRTVELPDAAPLHILRGVDLDVAVGDHLSIMGRSGSGKSTLLNILGLLDAPTDGELEFDGVPLQRMSAGRRDRTRGRNVGFVFQQFNLLPGRTALENVEMPLLYDGGRGFWRRRAIATEMLERVGLGSRLEQMPERLSGGEQQRVAIARALVRSPRLILADEPTGALDVETGAVIMDLLDDIATQAGAALITITHDPHVAVRAQRAFRLAHGVLHETVPVLEPAAAVRAGDAV